A region of Subdoligranulum variabile DNA encodes the following proteins:
- the rpsT gene encoding 30S ribosomal protein S20, whose protein sequence is MPNIKSQKDRVVQAKKEAMHNKAIKSNLKTVIKKADAAIDSNAADKDAVMKAAVSAIDSAKSKGVIHKNTAARKVSRMAKRANKAAAQ, encoded by the coding sequence ATGCCTAACATCAAATCTCAGAAGGACCGCGTTGTCCAGGCCAAGAAAGAGGCCATGCACAACAAGGCCATCAAGTCCAACCTGAAAACAGTGATCAAAAAGGCAGACGCTGCCATCGACAGCAATGCTGCTGACAAAGACGCCGTCATGAAAGCCGCCGTCTCTGCCATTGACTCTGCCAAGAGCAAGGGTGTCATCCATAAGAACACCGCTGCCCGCAAGGTCAGCCGCATGGCTAAGCGCGCCAACAAGGCTGCTGCTCAGTAA
- the spoIIP gene encoding stage II sporulation protein P, producing the protein MALLRRCLAVLLCTAVLVGGTALTLAAVARLPGRAWLLRGAMLCQDPAATVSLSWPVPVEKPRPATPQPSAVSPEATPQPSPDSQPESTVVSPSPSPEPTVTPLPSAAPQIENPGSIRAEQYGQGSGTGYITLGAGSIHNLTQYSDADLRAAVTTPSLPFAVEVDSEEPQVLILHTHATETYQTWPDLVYDPDFTARTQNNELNMCAVGEKMAEVLNAAGINTLHDTTLHDSPSYTESYDRSYATTQAYLEKYPSIKVVLDVHRDAIEDADGTRVKPLCTVDGEDTAQVMIIAGCDNGSSIRLPNWRLNLRFAAAWEDAMESRTPGLTRPVMCAYRYYNQDLTTGSLLIEIGGHANTVAEAIRGGQYAAEALAVLLGGHVE; encoded by the coding sequence ATGGCTTTGCTGCGCCGCTGCCTGGCGGTTCTGCTCTGTACGGCGGTACTGGTGGGCGGAACGGCTCTGACACTGGCGGCGGTGGCCCGTCTGCCGGGGCGGGCCTGGCTGCTGCGCGGGGCGATGCTTTGCCAGGACCCGGCGGCGACGGTATCGCTGAGCTGGCCGGTGCCGGTGGAAAAGCCGCGCCCCGCCACTCCGCAGCCTTCTGCGGTCAGCCCCGAGGCTACTCCGCAGCCTTCCCCGGACTCACAACCAGAAAGCACGGTTGTTTCTCCGTCCCCGTCCCCGGAACCCACCGTCACACCGCTGCCCAGCGCTGCGCCGCAAATCGAAAACCCCGGCTCCATCCGGGCGGAACAGTACGGGCAGGGCAGCGGGACCGGGTATATTACCCTGGGAGCCGGCAGCATCCATAACCTTACCCAGTACAGCGACGCCGATCTGCGGGCAGCCGTCACGACGCCGTCGCTGCCCTTTGCCGTGGAGGTGGACAGCGAGGAACCCCAGGTGCTGATCCTGCACACCCACGCCACCGAGACCTACCAGACCTGGCCGGATCTTGTCTACGATCCTGACTTTACCGCCCGCACCCAGAACAACGAACTCAATATGTGCGCGGTGGGGGAGAAGATGGCGGAAGTTCTCAATGCGGCGGGCATCAACACGCTGCATGACACCACACTCCACGATTCTCCCAGCTACACCGAAAGCTATGACCGCAGCTACGCCACCACCCAGGCGTATCTGGAAAAATACCCTTCCATCAAGGTGGTGCTGGACGTCCACCGGGATGCCATCGAGGATGCCGACGGCACGCGGGTCAAACCGCTGTGCACCGTGGACGGGGAAGACACCGCCCAGGTCATGATCATTGCCGGGTGTGATAACGGTTCCAGTATCCGCCTGCCCAACTGGCGGCTCAATCTGCGCTTCGCGGCGGCCTGGGAAGATGCCATGGAAAGCCGCACGCCGGGGCTGACCCGGCCGGTCATGTGCGCCTACCGGTACTACAATCAGGACCTGACCACCGGCAGCCTGCTCATCGAGATCGGCGGTCATGCCAACACAGTGGCGGAGGCAATCCGCGGCGGACAGTATGCAGCCGAGGCGCTGGCCGTGCTGCTGGGCGGCCATGTGGAATGA